One part of the Rhodospirillaceae bacterium genome encodes these proteins:
- the thiD gene encoding bifunctional hydroxymethylpyrimidine kinase/phosphomethylpyrimidine kinase, with the protein MQGRVLIIAGSDSGGGAGIQADIKTVTALGGYAMTAVTAVTVQNTTGVSAIHDIPIDIVTAQAKAVLSDLGADCIKVGMLHTPEIIQAVAGVLSDIDGIPIVVDPVMVAKGGAALLADDSLAILRDQLLPLATVLTPNIPEAQELSGIDPESDPDGALDALAELGPKSVLLKGGHLSGEQVIDRLRLETGETLSYEIPRIDTVHTHGTGCTLASAVATGLAQGLSMVESVVRARAYVLEAIRTAPGLGQGHGPLNHGHTVKDF; encoded by the coding sequence GTGCAAGGCCGTGTCTTAATTATCGCGGGCTCTGACTCAGGCGGCGGTGCAGGTATTCAAGCCGACATTAAGACCGTGACAGCACTTGGTGGTTACGCGATGACAGCGGTCACCGCCGTGACCGTGCAGAACACTACAGGTGTCAGCGCAATCCATGATATTCCCATTGATATTGTCACGGCCCAGGCAAAAGCTGTGCTGTCCGATCTCGGTGCCGACTGCATCAAGGTCGGTATGTTGCACACGCCCGAAATCATCCAAGCAGTGGCAGGTGTTTTGTCAGACATTGACGGTATTCCTATCGTGGTCGATCCAGTCATGGTGGCCAAAGGAGGCGCTGCGCTGTTGGCAGACGACTCGCTCGCCATCCTCCGCGATCAACTTTTACCCTTGGCGACAGTCCTCACCCCCAATATTCCTGAAGCTCAGGAGCTAAGTGGAATTGACCCGGAGTCCGATCCGGATGGCGCGCTGGATGCCTTAGCGGAACTCGGACCGAAAAGTGTTCTGTTAAAAGGCGGACACCTTTCTGGTGAGCAAGTCATCGACCGATTACGACTGGAAACAGGCGAAACTCTCAGCTATGAAATCCCGCGCATCGACACGGTCCACACTCACGGCACAGGGTGTACCTTGGCGTCCGCCGTTGCGACCGGTTTGGCGCAAGGTCTTAGTATGGTGGAATCTGTGGTGCGTGCCCGCGCCTATGTGCTGGAAGCAATTCGTACCGCACCCGGCTTGGGACAAGGACATGGTCCGTTGAACCACGGCCACACTGTGAAAGACTTTTAA
- a CDS encoding phosphoglucosamine mutase, whose amino-acid sequence MTRKLFGTDGIRGTANRAPMTAETALRVGMATATHFTRGDHRHRVVIGKDTRLSGYMLEPALTSGFVSMGMDVILVGPMPTPAVAMLTKTLRADLGVMISASHNPYQDNGIKLFDADGYKLSDEVEAEIEGRVASDMTADLAAPDKLGRAKRLDDAHGRYNEYVKQTFPKDMRLDDLKLVIDCANGAGYKVAPEVLWELGADVVPVGVDPDGFNINDGCGSTVTDTMCSQVVAHGADLGIALDGDADRVLIADETGRLMDGDQLMGLIARDWANRDRLHGGGVVATVMSNLGLERYLEGIGLELFRTQVGDRYVVETMREGAFNLGGEQSGHIIMSDYGTTGDGLIAALQVLAVIVATGKKASEVCRVFEPLPQLLKNVRFNGGEPLEDDAVKKVIAGGEDRLKDSGRLLIRKSGTEPLIRVMAEGEDKSLVDEVVNDIVSVVERVAG is encoded by the coding sequence ATGACGCGAAAGTTGTTTGGCACTGACGGGATACGCGGCACCGCCAATCGGGCGCCGATGACGGCAGAGACGGCGTTGCGGGTCGGCATGGCAACGGCCACCCATTTCACCCGCGGTGATCATCGCCATCGGGTGGTGATTGGCAAAGATACCCGTCTGTCTGGCTACATGCTGGAACCGGCGTTGACGTCCGGGTTCGTGTCCATGGGGATGGATGTGATCTTGGTTGGGCCGATGCCGACGCCGGCGGTGGCCATGCTGACAAAAACCCTGCGCGCCGATTTGGGCGTGATGATTTCAGCCTCGCACAATCCCTATCAAGACAACGGCATTAAATTGTTCGATGCGGACGGCTACAAACTATCCGATGAGGTCGAAGCTGAAATCGAAGGGCGCGTCGCCAGCGATATGACAGCCGACTTGGCAGCCCCCGACAAACTGGGCCGCGCCAAGCGCTTGGATGACGCGCACGGCAGATACAATGAATACGTAAAGCAAACTTTCCCCAAAGATATGCGCCTGGACGATCTCAAACTCGTTATCGATTGCGCCAATGGGGCGGGTTACAAGGTTGCACCGGAAGTTCTGTGGGAACTGGGCGCAGACGTGGTGCCGGTCGGTGTTGATCCTGATGGTTTTAATATCAATGACGGCTGTGGTTCGACTGTGACAGACACCATGTGCAGCCAAGTCGTCGCCCATGGTGCGGACTTGGGCATTGCCTTGGATGGTGACGCTGATCGAGTGCTGATCGCCGATGAGACGGGACGCTTGATGGACGGCGACCAACTCATGGGCTTGATCGCCAGAGATTGGGCGAACCGAGATCGGCTACACGGCGGTGGCGTGGTCGCGACGGTCATGTCGAACCTAGGACTGGAACGCTATCTGGAAGGCATTGGCCTGGAGCTTTTCAGAACCCAAGTCGGCGACCGCTACGTGGTTGAAACCATGCGTGAAGGCGCCTTTAATTTGGGAGGCGAACAGTCCGGCCATATTATCATGAGTGACTATGGCACGACCGGCGACGGCCTGATTGCAGCGCTACAAGTCTTGGCGGTGATCGTCGCGACTGGCAAGAAAGCAAGCGAAGTCTGCCGAGTCTTCGAGCCGCTGCCGCAGTTGCTGAAGAACGTCCGCTTCAACGGGGGCGAGCCCTTGGAAGACGATGCGGTCAAGAAAGTTATTGCCGGCGGTGAGGATCGTCTGAAAGACAGCGGCCGGCTGCTGATTAGAAAATCAGGCACAGAACCATTGATCAGAGTCATGGCCGAAGGCGAAGACAAAAGCCTGGTCGATGAAGTTGTGAATGACATCGTTTCAGTGGTTGAGCGGGTCGCGGGATAA
- the folP gene encoding dihydropteroate synthase — MGIVNVTPDSFSDGGETLKAEHAVTRGLAFRDQGADILDVGGESTRPGAAPVSIDEELNRVIPVVRGLADAGATVSVDTRHAQVMTAAVEAGAKIINDVTALTGDPNSLDAAAKSGAAVILMHMRGEPGTMQDDPVYEDAALEVRDYLSDRVRVCEAAGIPRNQIAVDPGIGFGKTVAHNLDILGRLHLYQDMALPVVLGVSRKSFIGHVSNGELPKDRVAGSIAAALAGVAQGVHIVRVHDVAETCQALAVQVAIENATQ, encoded by the coding sequence ATGGGGATCGTCAATGTCACTCCAGATAGCTTTTCGGATGGCGGGGAAACCCTGAAGGCGGAACACGCCGTGACCCGGGGATTGGCCTTTCGAGATCAGGGCGCGGATATCTTAGACGTTGGCGGCGAATCAACCCGACCTGGGGCGGCACCTGTTTCCATTGATGAAGAACTTAATCGTGTCATTCCTGTGGTGCGGGGGCTGGCTGACGCTGGTGCGACTGTCTCCGTTGATACCCGCCACGCTCAAGTCATGACAGCTGCAGTTGAGGCGGGTGCCAAGATTATCAATGACGTGACGGCGCTGACGGGTGATCCGAATTCCTTGGACGCTGCGGCAAAATCAGGGGCTGCGGTAATCTTGATGCACATGCGAGGCGAACCCGGCACCATGCAGGACGATCCCGTCTATGAGGACGCGGCGCTGGAAGTGCGGGATTATTTATCTGATCGAGTTCGGGTTTGTGAGGCAGCAGGAATTCCCCGCAACCAAATCGCTGTCGACCCCGGTATCGGGTTCGGCAAGACTGTGGCGCACAATCTCGATATTCTTGGACGGTTACATCTTTACCAGGATATGGCTTTGCCAGTGGTTCTCGGCGTGTCCCGAAAAAGTTTTATCGGTCACGTCAGTAACGGTGAGCTGCCTAAGGATAGGGTGGCTGGTTCTATAGCTGCCGCCCTTGCCGGTGTGGCCCAAGGCGTTCATATTGTGCGGGTGCACGATGTCGCTGAAACCTGCCAAGCGCTGGCGGTTCAGGTGGCTATAGAAAATGCGACCCAGTAG